Below is a genomic region from Echinicola rosea.
TTCCCATTTTCCTCAGAATGGTATTGCTGCCAGACTGGAGCGGTATGTGGAAGTGAGGCACAAAACGCTTTGAACGGGAAGCAAACTCGATGATTTCATTGGTAAGCAAGTTAGGCTCAATAGATGAAATTCTAAACCTGTCGATGCCTTCGATTTCGTCCAGGTCTTTGACAAGATCCACAAACTTCTCTTTTCGTTTGCCTCCTTGTATTCCGAAGTCTCCAATATTGACCCCCGTCAGTACTACTTCCTTTACATCAGTGGAGGCAATTTCCCTGGCCGACTGCAGGATGTTTTCAATACTGTCACTGCGACTTTTTCCTCTCGCAAGGGGGATGGTGCAGAAAGCACAGCCATAATTACAGCCATCTTGGACTTTTAGGAATGTCCGGGTGCGGTCATGCATGGAGTAGGCATTATTAAAGGCAGTGGCTTCATGGATCTCGGAAGCAAGGACTTTGGTTTCTTGTTCCTTTGCGAATCCATCAAGTAGCTCAATCAGTCTGAATTTTTCAGCAGCTCCGAGGACAGCATCTACGCCTTTGATTTCCGAGATTTCACGGGGTTTTAGTTGGGCATAACATCCTATAATGGTGACATAAGAGTTTGGAGAGATCTTTTTGGCCTCCTTGACGATCTTTTTACATTTTTTGTCTGCATTCTCGGTTACCGAACAGGTATTGATAATGAAAATGTCCGGCGTGTCCTCAAAGCCAACCTTTTTATAGCCTTTTTCTTCAAACTGCCGACTAATGGTGGATGTTTCAGAATAATTTAGTTTGCAACCTAATGTATAAAATGCTACCTTTTTCACAGCGATCCCCTTGTTTTGATGTATTGATTTGCAAATTTAAGGATATTCTTCCAGTTTTCAATTTTGTGTTAATAATGAGGAATTTACGCTGATTTGCGTGTATTTGTGTGGATTTGTATCTTTTTTGGGTGAAATAATGTCTTTTTCTTAAGGATTGGTGTAAAAAAATACGATTTTTCTTTTTATTTCAGATTTTTGCTTATCTTCGCTATTGTTTTTAAACCACATTATTAAAACATGGCAACTTTACGACAACAATCATTAATGATGGTGCAATCAAGAGAAAATGTAGCTTTTGAAGCACCTTCTAGTAAAATTTCCGACTACTTTGGTTCTGAAGTGTTCGGGTTATCCAAAATGAAAGACGCTTTGGCTCCATCTGTCTATAAAAAGGTGAGCGAAGCGATCGAAAAAGGATCAAAAATAGACACCTCTAGCGCAGAAGAAGTAGCTACCGCGGCGAAAGCATGGGCGCTGTCCAAAGGGGTGACCCACTACACGCACTGGTTCCAACCACTCACTGGCTCTACAGCTGAAAAACACGATACCTTCTTTGATGCACACGCAAAGATCGAAAGATTTAAAGGTTCAGCATTGGTACAGCAAGAACCAGATGCATCCTCTTTTCCTAATGGTGGTATAAGAACAACATTTGAAGCAAGAGGATATACTGCATGGGATCCAAGTTCTCCGATGTTTATCTTTGAGAACACACTGTGCATTCCTACTATCTTTGTCTCTTACACTGGAGAGGCATTGGATTATAAAACACCTTTGTTAAAGTCTGTTGAGGCAGTAAGTGCTGCTGCCACTCCTATCTGTCAGTTGTTTGACAGAAGTGTAAAGAAAGTAAACCCATCATTGGGTGTAGAGCAAGAGTATTTTGTGATCGATAAGGCACTTTATGCTTCTCGACCTGACTTGGTAATGGCTGGAAGGACTGTTTTTGGTCACAATCCTGCCAGGGGACAGCAGTTGGATGATCACTATTTTGGTTCTATCCCAAGTAGGGTGAAAGCCTTCATGAAGCACTTCGAAATTGAAGCTTTGAAATTGGGTATCCCTGTTTCTACTCGTCACAATGAAGTGGCTCCAGGTCAATTTGAAGTAGCGCCGGTATTCGAAGAAATCAATAAAGCCACCGACCACAACCAGTTGTTGATGGATCTGATGGATAAAGTAGCGGATCAGCACCACCTAAAAGTATTGTTTCATGAGAAGCCATTTGCTGGACTAAACGGTAGTGGTAAGCACAACAACTGGTCATTGATCACCGACAGTGGTGTAAACTTGTTCCAGCCTAGCAATTCAGCAAGGGAAAACCTTCAGTTTTTGACCTTCTTGGTGGCTACGGTCAAGGCAGTACATGACCATGCTGACATTCTAAGGGCTAGTATTGCTTCTGCAGGAAACGATTTCCGTCTAGGAGCCAATGAGGCACCTCCTGCAATTATTTCTGTCTTCTTGGGTTCTACCCTTACCACGGTATTGGATGAGCTTGAGAAAAATGGAAATATCAAGATCGAGAAAGGTGATAATATGTACATGAAGTTGGGGATCAGCAAGATTCCTGAAATCATCCTCGACAACACTGACAGAAACAGAACTTCTCCATTTGCATTCACCGGAAACAAATTTGAATTTAGAGCTGTAGGTTCTTCTTCAAACGTAGCTGGGCCAATGACCGCCTTGAATGTGATCGCTGCAGATACCCTAAGGTTGATGTACAAAGACATCCAAGCAGAAATCGAAGGAGGTAAAGAGAAGAAAATCGCCATCGTTAATGTATTGAGAAAATACATCAAGGATAGCAAAAAAGTACGGTTTGAAGGAGATGGTTACTCAGAAGAGTGGGAAAAAGAGGCCGAAAAAAGAGGACTTTCCAATTTGAAGAGCACCCCGTTTGCACTTGATGTATTGGTGGCAAAAGCGACTTCAGAGTTGTATGAGAAGCATAGCGTAATGAATGTTACGGAGCTTCATGCAAGACATGAAATTCGTCTTGAAAACTACATCATGAAAGTGCAGATTGAGTCAAGAGTGATGGGAGACCTTGCCTTGAACCATGTGATTCCTACAGCTATTCAGTATCAAACTAAGCTGATAGAAAATGCCAATGGACTTAAGAGTCT
It encodes:
- the mtaB gene encoding tRNA (N(6)-L-threonylcarbamoyladenosine(37)-C(2))-methylthiotransferase MtaB, coding for MKKVAFYTLGCKLNYSETSTISRQFEEKGYKKVGFEDTPDIFIINTCSVTENADKKCKKIVKEAKKISPNSYVTIIGCYAQLKPREISEIKGVDAVLGAAEKFRLIELLDGFAKEQETKVLASEIHEATAFNNAYSMHDRTRTFLKVQDGCNYGCAFCTIPLARGKSRSDSIENILQSAREIASTDVKEVVLTGVNIGDFGIQGGKRKEKFVDLVKDLDEIEGIDRFRISSIEPNLLTNEIIEFASRSKRFVPHFHIPLQSGSNTILRKMGRRYLRELYVDRVTKIKSLMPHCCIGVDVIVGFPGETDELFLETYNFLNELPISYLHVFTYSERPNTRATEMKDVVPMKARNQRSKMLRILSEKKRRKFYEENLKGTFDVLFEEDIDNGMMHGFTENYIRVAAKYDPLLINEIKKVTLWDINEKGNVNVVEPEIIYEQH
- a CDS encoding glutamine synthetase III family protein, encoding MATLRQQSLMMVQSRENVAFEAPSSKISDYFGSEVFGLSKMKDALAPSVYKKVSEAIEKGSKIDTSSAEEVATAAKAWALSKGVTHYTHWFQPLTGSTAEKHDTFFDAHAKIERFKGSALVQQEPDASSFPNGGIRTTFEARGYTAWDPSSPMFIFENTLCIPTIFVSYTGEALDYKTPLLKSVEAVSAAATPICQLFDRSVKKVNPSLGVEQEYFVIDKALYASRPDLVMAGRTVFGHNPARGQQLDDHYFGSIPSRVKAFMKHFEIEALKLGIPVSTRHNEVAPGQFEVAPVFEEINKATDHNQLLMDLMDKVADQHHLKVLFHEKPFAGLNGSGKHNNWSLITDSGVNLFQPSNSARENLQFLTFLVATVKAVHDHADILRASIASAGNDFRLGANEAPPAIISVFLGSTLTTVLDELEKNGNIKIEKGDNMYMKLGISKIPEIILDNTDRNRTSPFAFTGNKFEFRAVGSSSNVAGPMTALNVIAADTLRLMYKDIQAEIEGGKEKKIAIVNVLRKYIKDSKKVRFEGDGYSEEWEKEAEKRGLSNLKSTPFALDVLVAKATSELYEKHSVMNVTELHARHEIRLENYIMKVQIESRVMGDLALNHVIPTAIQYQTKLIENANGLKSLGLDSKAAIDTINEISKHIEAIKENVSAMIDARRRLNKEEDIAKRAKGYSTDVKDAFFEKIRYSVDKLELYVDDEFWPLVKYREMLFLR